AGCACGGTCTAATCAATTTTTGGTGATGTTGACGGGTGCTGACTGAGCTTGCCTGCACTTGCTTAGGGGGCTTGCATTCAATCCAATCAGATGCATTTGTTTCGAATCTTCATCCATGATCTCTTGGCATCCTCCTCCGCTCTTTTCAATGTTTTTTGcatatgaaaaataaaaaatgtgaTCATCTACCTCGGTTCTGCCGAACATCATCAACCACCATGTATTGGCATGCATGCTCCTCCGTTCTTCCAAATTCGTGCTGCTTTTTCATAGCCGGTTTGATACTCAGAAGTTTAACGACGAATCAACCATGTCGACTCCGGTGTTGATCCACCTTTCTCCTGGTTACTGTTACGGGCGCTGACCGGGCTATGCAGCAAACATAAAGGCGGGGCAATGGACGGTGACCGGTGATGACTGAGCTTGCCTACATTTTGATAGACAGCTTGCATTCTATCCAACCAGATGCATTTGTCCGAATCTTCAACCAACAAATCGTATCTCCCGATGGCAACACAACACCATCATTCACAATCATGATCTCTTGGCATGCTCATCCGCTCTTTGTCACGGATGATGCGTATGCAAAAATAAAAATGTGATCACCTCCCTCGTTTTTACTGAACACCTTCATTGAAAATCTGGCTTCTAACAACCTGTTTTGAAACTCAAAAGTTTAACGACGAATCAACAATGTCGACCCCGTTTGTCGATCCACCTTACTTCTGGTTATGGTGAGAGGTGCTGGCCGGGCTTGCCTGTAGACAAGAGCTTTTTGCAAAAAGACTTGAGAGCACCACAACAACATCATTCACAACCATGATCCTTTGGTATGCTCCTCCGCTATTTTCATGATTTCATGTGTATGCAAAAAAAAAAGTCATAATCTCCGGTGTCGATCCACCTCCCTTCTGGTGATGGTGACAGGTGTTGTGCGGGCTTGATTCCGAACATAACGGCGGGGCAATGGATGGATCGATGTACTCGCACCAAAATTATAATCATCTAAATACGGTGTAATCAAATTATGGTGACGTTGACGTGTATTGACAGAGCTTACCTGCATTTGCTTAGAGGACTTGCATTCAATCCAATCAGATGCATTCGTTCAAATCTTCAACCATAATCTCTTGTCATGCTCCTCCCCTCTTTTCAGGGTTGATGGGCATGAAAAACAAAAATGTGATCATCTACCTCGGTTCTGCCGAACATCATCATTTGATATTCGTGCTTTCTTACAACCGGTTTGAAACTAAAAAAATTAACGACGAATCAACCATGGGCTCCTGGCATGCTCATCCGTTTTTCTTTTAACAGCTTGATGTGTATGCAACTGTCGGTCCACCTTGCTTCTGGTCACGGTGACTGCTGCTGACCGGGCTTGCCTGCAAAAATAGCGGCGGGCAATGGACGGTTCGATGTACTCGCAGCAAAGTTATACCCAATTTAACACGGTCGGGGAATCGGTTAAGTACCTAGTTAATGCAGTACAAGCGAAATTTTAGTCAACTAAAAGGTTACAGGCGATCAGTTAATAGCGGCCTCACATGACTAAATTGTTTATCTGGTAGCGCATCCACCCCgaacgcacacgcacacacaacCATCCCCATATATGATTTACATATGGATCTGACACAACAGCCAAGTGCATCTATGGTCTTGCTGATAGCATCATCTCATAAAACAGAGCACCTTGGACGTCACGTCATAAAACAGAACAATCCAGAAAAGAACAGTTGCTGGCGAACAACACTCGACGCACATAACACACAACCCAAACCGTAGCCAGTGTACAGATATTAGTGGTAAGGAGAAATTACCACACATTACCATACTGACTTTTAACCACTAGACGAGGTGTTCGGTAACACACACACGAATTCGCTTAGCACGGTGGCTGCAGACTTCATCCCCTGCATGGACGTCACCTACATCAGCCCCGTCTGCATCAGAGCAATCAGCGTCGTCCACCTCCCCTGAGTCCAGCTCGTATACTTCTCTTTCTGCATCTGGATCGTGCTTACCGAATCCTTCTTCATGAGTTGGCACGGCAGTGCTGTTCGCAGACAGGGCGAACTTGGAGGTCTGCCCCTCCTCGCTGGCTGTCGCGGCTACCATCCCATTCACGATCTCCGGCTGTAAAATTCAGAAGAAAAATGTACCGGTCAGCTTGGCGAGCAGAAAAGCGAGCATGCTAGTACTGAACTTGCCTCTGACTGAAAATGTTCGGGTGCGCCTTCTTGGACGTTGCAGCTCATAGCATCTGATGCAAGTCCAACCACGGCGACCGATGAAACATCTGATTCCTCCTGAGTAGTTCGTTAACCAGGAATTTGAATACAACAGACAGCAAAGGGAAACAAGCTTACATCAACTGAGGCGAGAGAGCTGACTTACTTTCCTGGAGCCAAGACAGAAAAATCTCCTCTTGCCGGCTAATCTATTCTGCTCAGAACAATCGCCCAGGTTGCCAACTACAACAGCGCACAATGAGTCGGCTGCAGGCGGTGCTGACCGCCGCACGTCCATCAGCACCAAAGGATCTGGCCGCTCAACATCGGCTGTGACCTCTATCAGTGGGAACCTACGACTTGGACAGCAGATCGAACAACAGTCAATTATTTCTCCTTATGcgaccccccccccacccccacgcAACGAATGGAACAGAGCAAATCGATGGAGAAAGTGTACCTGTCGACTTGGTCTAGCAGAAATTCCATGCCGTTTTGTACTATTCCGGCATACATCGCCGCAccccccgccgccgccatggGGTTCGCCTGTCGCCGGTTCTTAACTCGGTAAATGGAAAGGGGAAATGGGGAAAGTGAATACCTCACCCCCCGGCCATGATTTTTTTGCATTTGCTCCACAATGCGGCTACCAACCATCATTTACTGCGCCATGGACGGCGCTGTCTTCGCAGCAAACGGAGCGCCATTACGTTCCTGATCCGGGGGTCAGCTCTTGACGGACCCGAGCCACGGATCGGCTGGTCATCGTTACTGACTGCCATATTCAGGCTGGCGTACAGCACTGTTCACTCCGTATTGTACCGATCGTCCTCATTTTACTAAGCCCGTATATGCTGCCACGGACCCACTAGCGCTAATCCCCATGGGTGGACCGACGGATACCCGTTCAGCTACCGCCCTTCTCAGTAACGCCACTCTCCTAAATAGTATGTAACATAAGTTGAGCTTTAGATTTGACCCATTATCACACTGATGTCAAATTTACCAATTTTATATCTCGAGCAATGTTTCAATTTTTGATTTAAATTTTTAGGACAACAAACATTAATGTTGTGTGAATGTGCTCTGTTTTTTCCCGCCTTGTTTGAAACATTCTAAAATGCCGTAGGAGGTCCAGTGCACCGGTAGCACCACAAGCACCGGTGCACGCGGATACGTACCGACCTCTAGTAGTCTCGTGAAGATAGCGGGAGCACGGCATATATGCTCCACCCACGGGGTAGGGTACTGGTAGCGAGGTACTCTGTAAACAAACATAAGATCatttagtgatctaaacgatcTGTTTAACTCAAAGTCATAACAATCACTCTCTCTCTACAACTGTGGGATCTAAATGTTCTTATATTAGTTTTAGAGAGGGAGTGCTCGTTATGGCTTTGAGTTAAACACTATGtactaagagcatctacaatTGGGCGTCCCAAACCCGCCTCAAACGGCCGGGCTGACGGCTCAGTCACTGTCCGGTCACGAAAATACGACCGGACGGGTTCTTCAAACgggcctcaaacgcccgggctgaccCCTCATACCCAGCCCAAATCAGGAGCGGATATGGACGCACGGGCGCGTCCGCCACGTAGGACTAACGATGGGGTCCCATAGGAAAACACTGCGAAACCCGGCGGTCCGAAGCTCGTCTCCTCCGTCGGACCGATGACGCCGTGTGGCACCGCTCCGGTGGGCCGCATAGTGCTTAGCCCGGCTATTTAAGCTGACCGCGGACACCGAAACCCTACTATCCACATTTCCTCCCTCCCGTTCGCCACCGCCGCCACTTTCCACTCGTCGTCCACCACCACTAGTAAGTAGTAGCTATGCGCCCACGCCGCCGGGTAAGAAGCTACACATATCTAACGCTCGCGTGTCGGCTGCAGCTCCTTGAGCAGATCCGGGCATGGCGCGAATCCCGGATCGCTTCGGGGCTACCTTCGGACGTAGTGGATCCGGAGGAGGACTTGGAGGTGAAGGAGAATGAGGTTGAAGAGGAGTAGgaggttgaggaggaggaggaggaggaggaggaggaggagctggaGGATGAGGGCGAGGAGGACGTGGGGATGCAGATTTGTGGATGGAGCAGCAGGGCGATCCTCGGTTCCTTGTGTTCGGAatcggaggcggaggcggagcaTGCCGCGGTCTTTGACGAGATGCTCGTGTCTACGGATGAGGATGCGGAGCCGGAGCCCTCTTACACGCCCATTTACCCGCTGCCCAACACCGACACCGTGAACATCTGCGACGATGATGCCTAGGCTAGGGTAGTATGTAGTACGTAGTATGTATGATTCTTTTGCATGGTTTGTATTTATCTAGGGGGTCTAAAATGAGGTACTCGGATGCATAACACCAACTGACCGGTCAATACCTGCGGATGTTTGAGAGGCCAGATTTGACAAGTCCGGCTGTAGGGGCTCTAATTTTGACATAATATAGATCCAGTATGCACTACTCAAATTCTGAACACCCAACACCGTGTCATTTTGTTTTGTAGTACTATTGTCCTGGTAAAACCAACCCTACAATTATCTCCCGTACCCGTACGATTTGTTTATTCAATGTCGCATTTGTGATGCTCGGCTTGTCCGGTGCAGCCAAGGCAGGCCGGTGGCCCGGACGCCACAAAAGTCCTCATCATCGGCTCCATTTGTTCCGGCGCATATCGGGCAGCGCTCTTGACAGCCAGCGATTGGCACGTTGTTCGCCAGTTGGTACGTACTACCAAACAGACAGAAACCCTTCAAAGCTCCAACCATGAAAGATGGCACGACGCCGTTCACATTTCTGGTTATTCGGTAGGTCAGCTTCTGAATAATGCCACTGCCCTGCCCAGCTCAAGAAGCAAATCTAATTTCGATGCAGAGAAATCACAACAGATGTACCTCCTCTGTTCTAAAATAAGTGTCGTCGTTTTAGTTCGCCGCCCCGTACCAAAATAATTGTTGTGCTTTCATGTCAAAAGACTCGTCACTGTAAACCTCCTTCGTACAGTTTTGGAAACGAAACAGCTCTGCGTACGATTAATTTTCGTCGGATAGCTTGTTATGGCCCACAAACTGGATCATCTACATTTTGTCTCTAATCGTACATGTTGGACGGGAATTGATTGTACGTATAGCAAGGTTGTTTTGGAAAGACTATCACTGTGTTGGCAGGGCAGCTAGTCTGAGTTGTAAAGAGCGCCTTTTGGCGAGCTCGGCAGTGTCATTCCCTGTTGATTCATGCGGCGCGTCATGACGTGCTGATGCCACGATGCGCGCCGTCTGCCTCTTTCTTTCTGAACGACCACCCTGGCCAATTGAATGGCATTCCGTGAACAGCTGGTCCATCATGCCATTTAGCAGTGCCTACCAGAGTCCATCCAGAGTCCATGTGATCTACCCTctccgttccataatataagaTAGTTTTTTATATTTATGCGGAGGAAGTAGTCatctatagaatttctgaataatCTCCAAATGCATTTGTACTTGCTCTAGTTAGCAACTTAACTGAAGCGGATGAACAGTTGAACTGTAGATTCCGAGACGAGATGTCAATTACTTGGAAAACAGGAAAAGACGGGCCAAGGCACGTCTGATCAACGTGCTCAATGCACATTCTGACCAGCCTACAACGAACTGATCAGTTAGCAATTTGATTCCGGTGCAGCACTAATGCACAAAGTTTTAGGTCAAAAGAAAAAGTATAAATATTTGTTTATTTTGAAAAGGCTATTTTATTTTATGTTGGACCACTTTATAAATTCCTAGGGCTTAATTGGTGGGTCAAAAAATGTTGGGTTCAACATGACAGAGATCAGGGGAATTTATagaaaattgtgaacattttagttttactgtttgaagaaataatttatttgactttattttaaatttgaaattgGCTTTGATTTTTATCAAGTGGCAGTTAAActtgatgacatggcaccattagtgTGAGGTCACTATAGCATGACACTATGGGTGTTACATCATGTCCGACCCCGGGAGATGATCATTGACATTCAGTTCATGCGCTCTCTGAGAGGTATAATATTTTTGGAATTCCTTATTCAGGGCATGCTATGTGCTTCAAGGATATTAGTGACTCGTACTAGATTTTTTATGTTCATGTGTTCTATGTCACAAGTGGGTATGTGCTAACTCATGGAGGAGTGCACTATCATGGAGGTTTTGTAAACATACCATATTGATGAGGTCACCATGGAACCACTACCGGCCGGGAGACACCTCCCCCATGTCGCCCCCGCAAGGGCGGCTCGGGCGGAACCCTACCCCCACCGCCGCCGGGCTCCCAacccctccctcccctcccctccgccGCCGTTGGAGGAGGTCGCCGGGCAAAGCCCCGGGCGGCTgacagcggcggcggaggcccCCTTCCCTCCCACGTTCTTTTGGGTGAGGCGGATCACCCGGGGCGCAGGGGCCCTCCTCCCCGATCTGTGTCGTTGTCTCGGCGGCGCGGCCGATCTGGTCCGCTGACGGCGCCTTGGCGGCGTGGTGatgggaggaggcggcggagcggCGGGCTTCGTGGAAGATCTGGTGGTGTCGGCTGCTCGGTGGGCATGCTTGGTCATGGCGACGGAGGTCGCAGTGGCCGGCGGCTTGGCCGGTCGGCAGCGGCGGAACATGGCCGGTGGAAGCGGCGATGTTCTGTCTGGatcccggggcggcggccctggagGGTGGCGGATGGTGAAGCTAGGGTCTCCCGCGGCGGCGTGGCGTGGTGCAGTCCCTGTCCAAGGCGGGCCTGTGACGATGATCTGCTATGGATTGGTTCGGATCAGATATGGTGACGAGCGCACGGGATCCATCTCGGCAGCTCTCGCGGCTTGGTGAGGCGGGGTGGGAGCCCTCCTCCTAGGCTCCAGTGGTGGCACACTCAGGCAGTGGCCGGTGCGCCAGGGCTCCTACGGTGGCACTGTTGTTGCGGTTGGTCGCCGGATCTGGGCGGCTGGATCTGGGGCTTTGAAGGCGGTCGAGACGGTGCACACGTTGTCGGGTGGATTTCTTAGGACGAATCCGGGTGAAAACCTGGTTTTCGGTCGATGGCCGGAGCCGGTGATGACGATGCCCCTATCATCGTTTCCTTCATGAAGGCGTCATCGAGGTGAAACTCCCAACTCCACTCAACACCTCCGGGGGAATCCCTAGATCAGTTGATCGGATGTTGGCGGCAAGCATGTGTCGTTACCCCCTTGGGGGCAGCATTCTTGGAGGTGCACTCGGCTTCGCGGGACCAGCGGATGGCATCTTTgatggagcggtgcttcatcctacACATTGATGGCGACAGATCTCGACGGCGTGGTGCAGTGCAGATTCGGAGTTCGATGTGCgaggatggactcgcgcaggaggacgacgttgtctggcgtcgtggtggcgacGATGGGAGAGAGACCTGGCACGGTAGATGCAACAGTatagctctgaagatggattgatggcaggtggctgcggcggtcTCATACCCGGCAGAcctcctggttgaggagtgcgccggactggtaggtgccctatacccggcaggcgtcctggttgggacctcaggtcttagatgtttaggtttggctgcgatgtctgtttggtattaggcgcAGGCTATTCAGCGccccttcatcaattggataggagtagcgacagttgttgcttagacggcggctttagtcttactgttgtatgactttgtaaggtctttgaGAATTATTAATAAAGTGATCGCATGCATCgctcagatgcagaggccgggagtcctcctccttttctaaaaaaaacatGGAACCACTACTTTAGATACAACTACTGTAGAGGCAGAGTGGTTGCGTTATCTCTTAATGGACTTGCGTGTAGTTGCAAAACTAGTGCCGGTTATTCTTACAAATTGTGACAACCAAGTGGATATCGTCAAGGTAAAGATTTCTGAGGATAATGCAAAGTCCTCAAGACAAGTGAAGAGACATTTGAAGTCTTTTCAAAAGTtgagaaactctaaaataataaCGATTACATATAATCAAATAGACAAAACCTGATTGATCTCTTTACAAAGGGACAATCAtgaaatgtgatagataatgcatcgaggaaGATGAGCATGAGGCTCATATGTGTTACACCTTAGTACtaacccaacctttgtgatcgAAAATCCCAAGAATTAGGACCTAAGAAAACAAATTATTGATTAACACAGGAGAGTAACCTATATAACTCTTTAGTTAAAGATGTAAAACTCTCAGTACTGGAAGGTAGGTTGGAAACATGCCTTTATGTGTTTCTATGGTTGTGTTCAGGAAAAGTATTGTCCTATACAACATTTTTTTAAAGAAGACACACATATGAGCTCGACTGGCAAAATGGAGTGTGCTTTGCCGTCCCAAGGACCAAGGCGGGTTGGGCATTCATGACCTTGAGGTTAAGAATAGGGCCCTCCTTGGGAAATGGTTGTTTAAATTATTAACGGAAGATGGTGTATGACAGACCCTCCAAAGAAGAAAATATGTGGGTTCAAAGGAGGTATCCCTAGTATACTGGAAACCTGGGGACTAATGACAACGAAGAAATATTTCTTCCGCTATGGTTCCTTGTCGATTAAGGATGGCTCAGAAATTAGATTATGAGAGGATCAGTGGCTAGGTAATGCTATACTCATGGAATAATATCTAGCTCTATACAATATTGTGCGTCAGAAGGCTGATACAGTTGCCAAGGTTTTGAAATCATTTTCGTCAAATGCGACGTTGAAAAGAGATTTAATTGGACCTAGACTCCAATCGTGAAACATACCACTCCAGCGGTTAACCACGGTACAATTGTCACAGGTCCGGTGTATTTCATTAGAACCTACATGCGAATGGGCAATTCTCAGTCAAGTCTATGTATAGAGTTTTGATCCAGTCTAACATGCCAATTGATAATAACAAAAAGATCTGAAAGAGGAAGATATCTCTTGAGAATAAAATATTTGCATGGTATCTTCGTC
The sequence above is a segment of the Aegilops tauschii subsp. strangulata cultivar AL8/78 chromosome 6, Aet v6.0, whole genome shotgun sequence genome. Coding sequences within it:
- the LOC120965943 gene encoding uncharacterized protein isoform X1 encodes the protein MQKNHGRGVRYSLSPFPLSIYRVKNRRQANPMAAAGGAAMYAGIVQNGMEFLLDQVDSRRFPLIEVTADVERPDPLVLMDVRRSAPPAADSLCAVVVGNLGDCSEQNRLAGKRRFFCLGSRKEESDVSSVAVVGLASDAMSCNVQEGAPEHFQSEPEIVNGMVAATASEEGQTSKFALSANSTAVPTHEEGFGKHDPDAEREVYELDSGEVDDADCSDADGADVGDVHAGDEVCSHRAKRIRVCVTEHLV
- the LOC120965943 gene encoding uncharacterized protein isoform X2; protein product: MQKNHGRGVRYSLSPFPLSIYRVKNRRQANPMAAAGGAAMYAGIVQNGMEFLLDQVDRFPLIEVTADVERPDPLVLMDVRRSAPPAADSLCAVVVGNLGDCSEQNRLAGKRRFFCLGSRKEESDVSSVAVVGLASDAMSCNVQEGAPEHFQSEPEIVNGMVAATASEEGQTSKFALSANSTAVPTHEEGFGKHDPDAEREVYELDSGEVDDADCSDADGADVGDVHAGDEVCSHRAKRIRVCVTEHLV